From Nicotiana tabacum cultivar K326 chromosome 22, ASM71507v2, whole genome shotgun sequence, one genomic window encodes:
- the LOC107798378 gene encoding kirola-like, with protein sequence MGVNGKLIVSMEVKCEGHSVYDIFHINTHLIPNITPSKIKHFEIHEGVIGKVGLVASEIYNEDGREKFMKHIIEATDPQKKSGTWKVIEGDLLELYNSFIISISIEDQWTTWTFVYEKKTEDTPEPLAFMGVVIDITKDVEGHLLKK encoded by the exons ATGGGTGTGAATGGAAAGTTGATTGTTTCAATGGAGGTGAAGTGTGAAGGACATTCTGTTTATGATATTTTTCACATTAATACTCATCTTATACCCAACATAACCCCTAGTAAAATCAAACATTTTGAGATTCATGAAGGTGTAATCGGAAAGGTTGGTTTGGTTGCTAGCGAGATATATAACGAAG ATGGAAGAGAGAAGTTTATGAAGCATATAATTGAAGCCACCGATCCTCAGAAGAAATCAGGCACTTGGAAAGTAATTGAAGGAGATTTATTAGAATTGTATAATTCCTTCATTATTAGCATATCTATTGAAGACCAGTGGACTACATGGACATTTGTGTACGAGAAGAAAACTGAAGATACCCCTGAGCCCCTTGCTTTCATGGGTGTGGTCATTGATATCACCAAAGATGTAGAAGGTCACCTTCTCAAGAAATAG